Genomic segment of Rhodothermales bacterium:
CGTCCTGGAGCTGGAAATGGCCCGGCAGCAACTACCAGTCGCACTATACGTTCAACGACAACTCGATCTCGGACATGATCGATGCGTTTCTCGAGGGCGCCAGAATCTATAACGAGCCACGCTACCTGGCGGCGGCGGAAAAAGGCGGCGCGTTCATGCTCCTGGCCCAGATGCCGGAGCCGCAGCCGGCCTGGGCGCAACAGTACGATGCCAACATGTTTCCCGCGTGGGCGCGGAATTTCGAACCGCCTTCGGTGAGCGGCGGGGAGTCGCAGGGTGTGATGCGAACCCTGATGGTACTCTACCGGGAGACGGGAAATCGAAAGTATCTGGAACCGCTGCCGCGCGCGATCGCCTACCTCAAGCGCTCGGCCCTGCCGCCAGTCGAGAAACCGTCCGAGATCCGCCGGCGGGCGCTGGCCGGGCGGCCTGACCGGATGGTCCTCGCTCGTTTCTATGAGCTGCAGACGAACCGGCCACTCTATGTCACGAAGGGAACCCGGGTCAGCGTGAAGAGCGGGTCGTCGTCATTGCTTGATGGATACCAACTCTCGTATGACGACAACTCGGTCATCACGCATTATGGCGTGCTGGTGAACGGCGACGAACTGCCGGCCATCGAGGCCGAGTACGAGCGGCTGGCCAAGGCCGACCCGGCGTCCGTGCGGCGGCCGGACAACCTGGGCGGGCTCTCGCCGTGGAGCGAGCGTCCGCGCGCAAAGCCGTCGGCGAAAGCTCTGGCGGCGCAGGTGGCGCAACTGATCGGGTCGATGGACCCCCGCGGCGCCTGGACGGAGACCGGAAGCATCGGCAAGAGCGACAGGATCGTGCAGGTCTTCGCCGCCCGCGAGATGGTGTTGAAGGTCGGAAGCCAGGTGATTCCGGTGAAGGAGAACGACATGATCGAGTTGTTCCAGGGCAAGGAGCCGCCCCGCGAACGCGTGATCCGATCGCAGACGTTCGCCCGGAATGTGGATCTGCTGTGCGATTATCTGCGGGCTTTGCCGTGAGGTCGCAACGGGCCCGCTCCGGGCCATAACCCACCTGCCCCCAACGAAACCCCGCCGAATCAAGCACGGGTTACTCTACCTGTCCATCGAACGCGTTTATCCCATGACTTCGCCCCACCGTATTGGGCTGCTCCGACGTGCCTCCGCGCCCGTTTGTTTCCTGCTGCTCGCCACCCTTGCCACGGCGCAGACGCCGGCCACCGATGCGGTGACCCGCGCCAAGTACGACACAAACAAGAATGGGCGGCTGGATCCCACCGAGCTGGCCGCGATGGAGGCCGCCCGGCCCGCGCCGCCGCGCGTCGAGGCGGCGACCGGCGACGACAACCTCGTCAAGCTTTCACCCTTCGAGGTGCGCTCCGAGGATCGCGGATACTACGCGTCGAACACGACGTCCGGGACCCGGCTCAATTCCAAGGTCGAGGACCTCGCGTCCGCGATCACCGTCGTCACGAAGGAGCAGATGACGGACTTTGCGATGCTGGATATCAACGATATCTTCCTCTACGAGGCCGGCACGGAGGGTACGGGTACGTACACGGATTTCTCGGTGGATCGCAACGCCAGCCCGGTGGACAACACGCAGATGAATCCGAACGGCGCGAATCGCGTCCGCGGCGTCGGTCCCGCCAATCTTTCGTTCGGCAACTTCGAGACCAGTGGCCGCGTGCCGCTCGATCCGCTCAACATCGACGCGGTCGAGATCAGCCGCGGACCCAATTCCACCGTGTTCGGCATCGGCAGCGCCGCGGGCACGGTGAACATGCAGCCGTCCTCCGCCAACCTGAGCCGCAACCGGTCGCAAGTCACCCTTCGCGCCGACAGCATGGACGGCTACCGCACGAGCCTGGACCTGAACCGGGTGCTCAAGAAGGGGCGCCTCGCGATCCGCGGCAGCGGCGCCTTCCAGCATGACGGCTTCAACCTCAAGCCCTCCGGCCTCGATACCACCCGGCTCAACGGCATGGTTAAGTTCCAGCCCTTCAAGTTCACGAGCCTCAGCGCGTCGTTCTCCTACTACGACATCGAGGGCAATCGCCCCAACACCACGATGCCGCGCGATGCCGTCACGGGCTGGAGAAAGGCCGGTTCACCGACCTGGGATCCGGTGACCGCAATGGTCACGCTGAACGGTGCCAAGCTGGGGCCTTACGCCAACAACGCAGTCCCGTCCTACTTCTCGAACTCCAACTTTGCCACGCTCTCGACGCTTTTCATCGATCAAAACGGGCTGGGCTTCTGGTCCCCCAGCCGTACCACCAGCACGAACACCCCGGGCACGCCCAATCAGAATGTGTTCCTCGTAAATACCACGCCCGAGGCTATCCGCGCGACGCAGCCGCTGTTCTCGAGTGATCCCACGGTGAGCAGTCGCGAGCTGTACGATTGGACGTCCGTGAATCTCGCGGCCGTCAATCGCATCAAGGAGACGACGCGGACGGCCCACCTCCAGCTGGAGCAGATTTTCTTCGACACCCCGCGGCAGATGCTCGCGCTGCAGGCCGGCTACTTCCGCGAGGATTCCCGGCGCTTCACGCGCAACATCATGGGTGTGGCCGGCAGCAGCGGCGTGACCGGCCTGCTCCATGTCGATGTGAACGAGCGGATGATCGACGGCAGCCGCAACCCATATTTCCTGCGTCCGTTCATCGGTATCTTCGGCGTGAAGGGCTTTGTCGACAACCCACTGCTGCGGGAGACGTCCCGGTTGCAGTTCGCGTACAAGCTCGATCTGCGCCAGGAGAAGAACGTGCTGCGCTGGCTCGGCCTGCATCAGTTCTCCGGATACGGCGAGTACAAGGACTTCGTGTCGAGCCGCATCGCCTACCGCGACGTGCTGCAGTCCGTCCATTCGTGGCTGCCGAACACGGGGGTGGTCGACGCCCCGGGCTTTCCCATCACGCCCGCCATCACGCGCGGCTACTTCCGCTACTATGTCGGCGACAATGTTGGCCAGAACGCCGACATGGCGCCCTCCAATTTCGTTTCGAACCAGATGTATGACTACCGCTGGG
This window contains:
- a CDS encoding pectate lyase, which gives rise to MTRLLTAKPPVPARSTGPRCRGVLLPLLALCTLASAQESPQREDVLQALRKAAGFYRDQVATHGAYHFAYAEDLSYGRSEGKEGPHTVEVQREGTPLVGMAYLEAYAATGDRYYLDAARATALAIVSGQHCSGGWDYFIEFDPTERKKFPYRADGPCRDITTYPGNPVTSLDDNETQAVMRFLARVDKALGFKDPTIHEATRYAFDSLIKAQYPNGAWPQRFNRPPDPAKHPVKQASFPPSWSWKWPGSNYQSHYTFNDNSISDMIDAFLEGARIYNEPRYLAAAEKGGAFMLLAQMPEPQPAWAQQYDANMFPAWARNFEPPSVSGGESQGVMRTLMVLYRETGNRKYLEPLPRAIAYLKRSALPPVEKPSEIRRRALAGRPDRMVLARFYELQTNRPLYVTKGTRVSVKSGSSSLLDGYQLSYDDNSVITHYGVLVNGDELPAIEAEYERLAKADPASVRRPDNLGGLSPWSERPRAKPSAKALAAQVAQLIGSMDPRGAWTETGSIGKSDRIVQVFAAREMVLKVGSQVIPVKENDMIELFQGKEPPRERVIRSQTFARNVDLLCDYLRALP
- a CDS encoding TonB-dependent receptor plug domain-containing protein encodes the protein MTSPHRIGLLRRASAPVCFLLLATLATAQTPATDAVTRAKYDTNKNGRLDPTELAAMEAARPAPPRVEAATGDDNLVKLSPFEVRSEDRGYYASNTTSGTRLNSKVEDLASAITVVTKEQMTDFAMLDINDIFLYEAGTEGTGTYTDFSVDRNASPVDNTQMNPNGANRVRGVGPANLSFGNFETSGRVPLDPLNIDAVEISRGPNSTVFGIGSAAGTVNMQPSSANLSRNRSQVTLRADSMDGYRTSLDLNRVLKKGRLAIRGSGAFQHDGFNLKPSGLDTTRLNGMVKFQPFKFTSLSASFSYYDIEGNRPNTTMPRDAVTGWRKAGSPTWDPVTAMVTLNGAKLGPYANNAVPSYFSNSNFATLSTLFIDQNGLGFWSPSRTTSTNTPGTPNQNVFLVNTTPEAIRATQPLFSSDPTVSSRELYDWTSVNLAAVNRIKETTRTAHLQLEQIFFDTPRQMLALQAGYFREDSRRFTRNIMGVAGSSGVTGLLHVDVNERMIDGSRNPYFLRPFIGIFGVKGFVDNPLLRETSRLQFAYKLDLRQEKNVLRWLGLHQFSGYGEYKDFVSSRIAYRDVLQSVHSWLPNTGVVDAPGFPITPAITRGYFRYYVGDNVGQNADMAPSNFVSNQMYDYRWGNGVTGSFVTERAKLGTSIVGNDFALSRTVLKTQGVVLQSHLLRGRVITTFGLREDRSFNLTGTSPRFTYTPPVIDVDRASLEEWSAAGWRSREGKTKTAGVVLRPWPWLSLFGNVSDSFQPAGPAMDLFRRPLPDPTGEGEDYGFALNLLGGRLIARVNRYETRQINSRNGSSTIIAQRLRAIDFLTQGSGSGNVLLYDRATGWVVNAAAARGTSLTQDEIDTEVAKIMGLDKAYTIP